From one Culex quinquefasciatus strain JHB chromosome 3, VPISU_Cqui_1.0_pri_paternal, whole genome shotgun sequence genomic stretch:
- the LOC6036543 gene encoding uncharacterized protein LOC6036543, translated as MTDAPCSGSEVRPPKSLLSGRDLLEHHISTYDVRGLPIKLTCAEEEPDQAEAVQRLKDEFRLLLAQNRVGKADLYSEGEWQRDRKRVRLRRTAGKWNLYGYMEDKVHYLDGYEALHLMEMNRLLVYWNSVLVSLEQAYTLFLGYEESLSLEEYQVYNSLMRAGFYLLKFDCNRKYRPEVTGKELDDETKCVWRNLFDVLRQPNPLIDEEVPDEALKDKVRSSMQRFNTAIILQESSEDLSGDVDATNSSDKRKISLSNEEQVTKKHKPEESFLQKDSETCSKLAKFQQLFQRFDIIRNSLDDSPHGHPNTKLKLLFDMFPSDVTNFKRSEPMLPEFRIVVTTTRDPLPTAADVAHLYRTQPQAAVPILVMQVADTLTIHCFLYSFYRLGRNLVTVRAPERTGRARKKVAVEDDEGQLEAGVSNASLGEGDVMALSE; from the exons ATGACCGACGCTCCGTGTTCCGGATCCGAGGTTCGACCTCCAAAATCGCTCCTTAG TGGCCGCGACCTGCTAGAGCACCACATCAGCACCTACGACGTTCGGGGCCTTCCGATCAAGTTGACCTGCGCCGAAGAGGAACCGGACCAGGCGGAAGCCGTCCAACGGTTGAAGG ACGAATTCCGGCTGCTTTTGGCGCAAAATCGCGTCGGTAAAGCAGACCTCTACTCGGAAGGCGAGTGGCAACGTGACCGGAAGCGCGTTCGGCTGCGGCGCACAGCCGGCAAGTGGAACCTGTACGGGTACATGGAGGACAAGGTGCACTATTTGGACGGGTACGAGGCGTTGCATCTGATGGAAATG aACAGATTACTCGTGTACTGGAATTCGGTGCTAGTTTCACTTGAGCAGGCTTACACTCTGTTCTTGGGATATGAGGAATCGCTCAGTTTAGAAGAGTACCAAGTTTACAACTCGCTGATGAGGGCCGGCTTTTATCTGCTAAAGTTTGATTGCAATCGGAAATACCGACCGGAAGTGACTGGGAAAGAGTTGGACGACGAAACCAAATGTGTTTGGAGGaatttatttgatgttttgaggcAACCCAATCCGTTGATTGACGAAGAAGTGCCAGATGAAGCTTTGAAAGACAAAGTAAGGAGTTCGATGCAACGATTTAACACAGCAATAATTTTGCAagaatcttctgaagatttgagtGGAGATGTCGATGCAACGAATAGTTCAGACAAACGAAAAATCTCACTGAGTAATGAAGAACAAGTTACTAAAAAACACAAACCGGAAGAAAGCTTTTTGCAAAAAGATTCCGAAACCTGCTCAAAGTTGGCAAAATTCCAGCAACTCTTCCAGCGATTCGACATTATTCGAAACAGCTTGGACGATTCCCCGCATGGACATCCAAACACCAAGTTAAAACTCCTGTTTGACATGTTCCCCAGCGATGTCACCAACTTCAAACGGAGTGAACCAATGCTGCCGGAGTTTCGAATTGTCGTCACGAC CACCAGAGACCCACTTCCGACGGCGGCGGATGTGGCGCACCTCTATCGGACTCAACCGCAGGCGGCGGTGCCGATTCTGGTGATGCAGGTGGCGGACACGCTCACCATTCACTGTTTTCTGTACAGTTTTTACCGGCTGGGGCGAAATTTGGTAACGGTGAGGGCGCCGGAAAGGACGGGGAGAGCGCGGAAGAAGGTTGCAGTGGAAGATGACGAAGGGCAGCTTGAGGCAGGAGTTTCCAATGCGTCGCTTGGGGAGGGGGATGTGATGGCTTTGAGTGAATAA